A genome region from Dehalococcoidia bacterium includes the following:
- a CDS encoding ABC transporter ATP-binding protein — translation MSVLFRLMKYAFRHKWYLVGAYTAMVASSLSALVVPRMLGEAIDEALASGLQSRLLTLAAVIVLFSILRGIFSYGQRYLSESLSQRSAYDLREDFFKKLQSMSFGFFDREQTGDLMSRATQDVEAVRTFVSMGMVRGLSIFVTMGAVSTLMAVTNWRLALVCMAFLPLILWRALTLSRALRPVWMRVQQETGAMTTVLQENLSGMKVVKAFGARDFEEAKFNARAENIARLTYSTTRLFASQGSLMTFIFTAATGAILWYGGREVAADRLTPGGLASFIFYMGLLAMPIRMSGWLMNTISRASSAGQRLYDILDAQSPVAEKPDATPLPRTDGHVVFENVAVSYDGGVSAVRGVDFEAHPGQLIALLGGPGSGKSTIAHVLPRFYDATEGRITIDGYDTRDVTLKSLRENVGIVMQDVFVFAATIRDNIAYGLDDVDMEDVVEAAKIAQLHDFIEGLPDGYDTWVGERGVTLSGGQRQRLAIARTILLDPPVIILDDSTSSVDMETEHRLQQALDEAVRGRTTFVIAHRLSTVRRADLILVLEDGEIVERGTHDELLERDGFYRRIYDMQLRPQDHHQLKAGHKRGSSPTARAEALGHADGGDA, via the coding sequence ATGAGTGTGCTGTTCCGGCTGATGAAGTATGCATTCAGGCACAAGTGGTACCTGGTCGGAGCATACACAGCGATGGTGGCATCCAGCCTTTCGGCGCTTGTCGTGCCGAGGATGCTGGGAGAGGCAATCGACGAGGCGCTGGCAAGCGGGTTGCAGAGCCGGCTGCTGACACTGGCGGCTGTGATAGTGCTGTTCAGCATCCTGAGGGGCATATTCTCCTACGGGCAGCGGTACCTCTCCGAGTCGCTCTCGCAACGGAGCGCCTACGACCTCAGGGAAGACTTCTTCAAGAAGCTGCAGAGCATGAGCTTCGGCTTCTTCGACAGGGAGCAGACCGGCGACCTCATGTCCAGAGCCACGCAGGACGTTGAGGCGGTGCGGACGTTCGTCAGCATGGGGATGGTGCGCGGGCTGTCGATCTTCGTGACGATGGGCGCGGTGTCTACTCTCATGGCCGTGACGAACTGGCGGCTCGCCCTGGTGTGCATGGCCTTCCTGCCGCTGATCCTGTGGAGGGCGCTGACCCTGTCCAGGGCGCTGCGGCCTGTCTGGATGAGGGTGCAGCAGGAGACGGGGGCAATGACCACTGTCCTGCAGGAGAACCTGTCGGGAATGAAGGTGGTCAAGGCGTTTGGCGCGCGGGACTTCGAGGAAGCCAAGTTCAACGCGCGGGCCGAGAATATTGCCAGGCTCACGTACTCGACGACCCGCCTGTTCGCATCCCAAGGCTCGCTGATGACGTTCATATTCACCGCGGCCACCGGAGCGATTCTGTGGTACGGCGGCAGGGAGGTCGCAGCCGACAGACTCACGCCCGGCGGCCTCGCCTCGTTCATCTTCTACATGGGTCTGCTGGCAATGCCGATCAGGATGAGCGGGTGGCTGATGAACACGATATCCCGCGCATCGTCAGCCGGGCAGCGGCTGTACGACATTCTCGACGCGCAGTCGCCGGTCGCTGAGAAGCCGGATGCCACTCCCCTGCCCCGAACCGATGGACACGTGGTGTTCGAGAACGTCGCGGTCAGCTACGACGGCGGTGTAAGCGCGGTGCGCGGGGTCGACTTCGAGGCGCATCCCGGTCAGCTCATTGCCCTGCTCGGCGGACCGGGCTCAGGCAAGAGCACGATTGCCCACGTCCTACCCAGGTTCTATGACGCCACCGAGGGGCGCATAACCATCGACGGCTACGACACTAGGGACGTGACGCTGAAGTCGCTGAGGGAGAACGTCGGCATCGTCATGCAGGACGTGTTCGTGTTCGCCGCGACCATCCGGGACAACATAGCGTACGGGCTCGACGACGTGGACATGGAGGACGTGGTAGAGGCGGCGAAGATCGCGCAGCTTCACGACTTCATAGAGGGCCTGCCTGACGGGTACGACACGTGGGTCGGGGAACGCGGCGTTACGCTCTCCGGCGGTCAGCGCCAGCGACTCGCGATCGCCAGGACGATACTCCTGGACCCGCCGGTAATAATTCTCGACGACTCGACGTCGAGCGTGGACATGGAGACCGAGCACAGGCTGCAGCAGGCACTGGACGAGGCGGTCAGGGGTCGGACTACATTTGTAATAGCCCACAGGCTGTCGACCGTGCGCAGGGCTGACCTGATCCTCGTCCTGGAGGACGGGGAGATTGTCGAGCGAGGGACTCACGACGAGCTGCTGGAACGGGACGGCTTCTACCGCAGGATCTACGACATGCAGCTCCGTCCCCAAGACCACCACCAGCTTAAAGCTGGACATAAAAGGGGGTCGAGTCCAACCGCAAGGGCCGAGGCCTTGGGCCATGCCGATGGGGGTGATGCCTGA
- a CDS encoding ABC transporter ATP-binding protein, which translates to MMGGGFGGGGWMRGGGGRGMRGRLGSDREEYEDGRVYDHKVVRRLFSYLRPHRPRFLIILVAVMVYTGTVVALPWLIARIIDQYVRTGDLDGLNVVVLIFVGVALIQYGSQYVHLRTMSFVGQRVLYDLRVGLFSHLQGLSMRFYNRNETGRVMSRVQNDVSQLQEFLSIVVITIADVLSLTGIITAMMLMNARLAIVTLSVIPVLVVIMVIWQKFAQRAFMRARRAISVVNGSLQENISGVRVIQSMNREDANIRSFGDANSENLGANLAAVRMQAVLFPTVEFLSAFGLALVIVFGGSLVLDEAIEVGVLVAFALYIQRFFEPVLNLTMQYGSLQRAMVSGARIFELMDVEPDVVDRPDSRDVDTVDGDVRFEDVSFEYIEGEPVLEHVDLHVPAGHTVAMVGPTGAGKTTVVSLLLRLYDVSEGRVLLDGVDIRDITLDSLAKHTSIVAQEPFLFSGTIRENIMYNSVDATDEDVVRAATAVGAHDFITKMEHGYDTPLQERGGNLSVGQRQLISFARALVADPAILLLDEATANIDTHTEMLIQRALDELLRGRTAIVIAHRLSTIRNADRIVVLDQGRLVEEGKHDELVALGGLYAGLHSYSAENASGLSTNGAARGERAMGER; encoded by the coding sequence ATGATGGGCGGTGGCTTCGGCGGCGGTGGGTGGATGCGCGGCGGCGGAGGGCGCGGCATGAGAGGACGTCTCGGCTCGGACCGCGAAGAGTATGAGGATGGGCGGGTATACGACCACAAGGTGGTCAGGCGACTCTTCTCGTACCTCCGTCCGCACCGGCCAAGGTTCCTGATCATTCTCGTGGCCGTCATGGTGTACACAGGCACGGTGGTCGCGCTGCCGTGGCTGATCGCCAGGATCATCGACCAGTACGTGCGGACGGGCGACCTGGACGGCCTGAACGTTGTGGTGCTCATCTTCGTGGGTGTGGCGCTGATCCAGTACGGAAGCCAGTACGTCCACCTGAGGACGATGTCATTCGTCGGGCAGCGAGTCCTGTACGACCTGCGGGTGGGCCTCTTCAGTCACCTGCAGGGGCTGTCGATGAGGTTCTACAACAGGAACGAAACCGGCCGGGTGATGTCGAGGGTGCAGAACGACGTCAGCCAGCTACAGGAGTTCCTGTCGATCGTGGTCATTACTATTGCGGACGTGCTCAGCCTCACAGGAATCATAACCGCGATGATGCTGATGAACGCGCGTCTTGCCATCGTGACGCTGTCGGTCATCCCGGTGCTCGTCGTGATAATGGTCATCTGGCAGAAGTTTGCTCAGCGGGCGTTCATGAGGGCGAGGCGGGCGATTTCGGTCGTCAATGGCAGCCTCCAGGAGAACATATCCGGTGTGCGGGTGATCCAGAGTATGAACCGCGAGGACGCGAACATCCGCTCATTCGGCGATGCCAACTCAGAGAACCTCGGGGCGAATCTCGCGGCTGTCCGTATGCAGGCGGTCCTGTTTCCAACGGTGGAGTTCCTCTCCGCATTCGGGCTGGCGCTCGTCATAGTCTTCGGCGGCTCTCTGGTATTGGACGAAGCCATTGAAGTAGGTGTGCTGGTGGCTTTCGCGCTCTATATACAGCGGTTCTTCGAGCCTGTGTTGAACCTCACGATGCAGTACGGGTCGCTTCAACGTGCAATGGTCTCAGGTGCGCGGATCTTCGAGCTGATGGACGTGGAGCCCGACGTGGTCGACAGGCCGGACAGCAGGGATGTCGACACGGTCGACGGCGACGTGCGGTTCGAAGACGTCAGCTTCGAGTACATCGAGGGAGAGCCGGTGCTCGAGCACGTGGACCTGCACGTACCGGCAGGGCATACGGTCGCGATGGTCGGGCCGACGGGCGCGGGGAAGACGACGGTCGTGTCCCTGCTGCTACGACTCTACGACGTGTCCGAGGGCCGAGTGCTGCTGGATGGAGTCGACATACGCGACATCACGCTCGACTCGCTCGCGAAGCACACGTCGATCGTCGCGCAGGAGCCATTCCTATTCTCCGGGACTATTCGCGAGAACATCATGTACAACAGTGTCGACGCCACAGACGAGGACGTGGTCCGGGCAGCAACCGCGGTGGGGGCGCACGACTTCATCACCAAGATGGAGCACGGGTACGATACTCCCCTGCAGGAGAGAGGCGGAAACCTCAGCGTTGGTCAGCGTCAGCTCATCAGCTTTGCGCGGGCGCTCGTGGCGGACCCGGCGATACTGCTTCTCGACGAGGCGACGGCCAATATCGACACCCATACGGAGATGCTGATCCAGCGTGCTCTCGACGAACTGCTCAGGGGGCGGACTGCCATCGTCATAGCCCACCGTCTGTCCACGATCAGGAACGCCGACCGGATAGTCGTGCTGGACCAGGGCCGGCTCGTGGAAGAGGGCAAGCACGATGAGCTGGTCGCGCTCGGGGGGCTGTATGCGGGCCTGCATTCGTACTCTGCGGAGAACGCTTCGGGTCTGTCGACGAATGGAGCGGCGCGGGGTGAGCGGGCGATGGGTGAACGTTAG